The genomic window AGTCTTTTTTGCAAagttaagttttaatttttccaaaatacttctGTGTCGACTAAACCAAGTCCCCAGCTATTAAGTAAAGTAATAAGGCGGTTGTTGGAGATAAATTGTCGTTACAAGTTGGTTTTTTAGAGAAGTGACTAATTCTGTtttagttatgtttattttcaagCCTAGATGCTCCTTTAAATACGGAAAGTTCATCAATAACGTTTTTAACGATATTTGGATTTCTCTTTATGATCCTGTTGTAAAAATTCAGAGATCATCTGCATATAAAAGAGTATTAAATGATTGATCATTAATTTTTAGACTTTTCacgaaatgtttttttttttacttcttactttttatatacttcTTCCTACAATTATTAtgcaaaatatcttttttttctaattcaaaaggATCTTTGAACTCAGACCTACATTAAAATACCATAATTTGCttcctttcattttcttttatatttttacgaattaacagattttttttcattaattccaAACTTTGTTACTTTAtcaattatcttatatatttatatttcaaccaTTTCCATTTTGATGTTAATACTATCGTTAAGCCTCAGCAAGATGTTCTcgtattaaatagtattttatattttttgttgaataaatattatttttttgattagatTAAAAATCACATGTAGGGGATTGTCTAAATTGGGTAGGGTATTTGGttcccaatgacgtcatcagGTGTGATAGTAAATTTTAGTGAGAATTGAAAACCGTTGCTGACTAACCTTCTTATAATAACAtttgattaatgataaaataaagtgaCTTCGTCTGTTATTCCTCAAAAATGGCATCTCGTGGGGATTTTTTTCCGgttggaaataaatttggacaaaaattgaacacggggaaaaaaataaacaaatgattgtaaataaatttaacaaatgagTACCTGAACGAAAGTTTTTCAGAATACAACAGATGAGGGGAGAAAGTGGGAAGGTGTTCATGCTTGATtattatcaattcatatgtaaCAGAAGAAGCTTGTCTTATTATAAGTATATCTTACATAAATATCCCAAAATTCTAGCAATTACTCTTTTGAGAGCCATGGTTTAAGAACCACTAGTCtaataaatgaatacaaatgttCAGGGAGAGAACGAAGACATGCTTCAACctatcaaagataaaaaaatgtctttccATGGGTAGAAAAAGGATTCCAACAGCTCAAAAGGAATTTAATGCTATTCTTATCATATAATAAAGATATGTACAGTATATGTACATACCTTAAATCCACATTGATATAGCGAAAAAATTGAGcacataataaatacttaacGATGTTAGTAGGTGGAAATGAATACTTTTAAGCATAGGAAGGAGCCTTGATAGTTGATATTTACTATGAATGATCTCCATATATGttcataatatacaatatacatattatttaattgacacAAAAATAGTCATAGGCGGTTTGTTGTTCTTTTTGCCCACATGTTCTCTTTGTTCAATATGCACTTGattattctatgtatatttGGGCATTAACACATCTCTACGTATGTATGTTACAATATACAGTATGTACTTAGTTACTTATGGGTACTTATTAGCTGTAACAGTACATTGTCAAATCTTTGTAAGTAGCATCATTAATGCTTGATGTTACACAATGAAGTTGATCGAGAATGTTTAACtactaacacaaaaacaataaatattccttataAAATGTAAGCTGCTGGATTCTTAAATTGgtcaaaactaaatatataggtacatattatgtgtgcaaaataatgttttattaaacattGACTAATCTGATtgtgttttttcttgtttagtCTTgcgaatatacattttttatcaaccTTTTATTAGCAAACAGCTATCCGTGTTTGGTGTAAATACATCTTGCTCAAAGAGGTAGATTGAATCATATCAACAtatctttgatataaatatactcaaaataaatttctttgtgTAGTATTTATTCATTCACAAAAGAGGGTTAAAAGTACTATttgatattatcattataattcaatagCTATAATAGTGATGAATCCGTCTTATTTTTGAGACCAATTTATAAAGGTACTCTTTCAGTCTCGAACAGGATCGGTGTAAGGTGGAACTTGTCCCAGGTCCTGCTCCTGATTGTACCCAGCACTAGATAGAATATAACCACTAAAGaccatacaaatataaaaaagatttgccttttttttaaggtcaataaaatgaaaataaaacattcttttctaaaaagacATAAtagctattattaaaaattggattaaaaaaaagaaagggctccacattttatttttattttctaaaaaaatcaaaatttaaagatggaagaaaaaagggttcaaaatatttctctttGCTCTGCGCCCCGCTCACGCTAAAACCAGCCCTTGTCTAAGGAGACCAGAATTCTGAAATGAAAATCAGCTACATTTTCAATGTGGCAATgacaaatcattaaatattattattacgaaataaaaaacaaggacTTCAGTTTGAAGTTTTCAACAACATTGGCCGGGGACAGGTACACCAAAACAGGGACATTCCCCGGAAATTTAGGATGTCTGTTCACCTTACTTTAGTCTTGACCCTTCAAAGTCTTGGTCTCGGGAAGGATGGTCTTGAATACAACACTAACAATAAGAtttaactccgcaacaaatcctcagggttacgctccgtaacttttatgagcacacacgaatgtttcatcagggtttgaatataattgaatgaatttaggaaaggatattcactactcaggaattaaataataatggcaactgctaaggaaaagaaaattccttctttatattaccaattacaaattaacgagCCAGCTAAAAACACaccaccggatttacatcattactTATAATGCATAATGTTTTGCTCAGACGAGTGCCTCAATGTTCGGTTCCACTTTTGAAATTGAGCAGCGCAAATAAAATTCAAGGTCAATCAGGTTGTTTTtggatttgattttgatttcaaCCATGCTCGAAAACGCCGCCTCGCACAAGTACGTGAAGGGAAATGCAATCTGTAGTTATTGACGTTGGCACAGCAATGCAAGGATACACACCAATCATAATGGCCGAGAATGTTTTCAGGCATTTCTCCTCAAAAACAGCCCTTGCTGCGGAGTCATGCGCCAGGTACAGAAACTGGTCTTCGACGTCTTCTGCTTCCTTGGGGAAGTTGTGAACTCGAAAGCTGAAGGGCTCCCTCGTGAACTCCAaggtaacttgaaatacaaAGTTACCTTGGTGAACTCCATCATTGCGTTGTGGCTTTTGAAATCTGGAAAATAGTGTTGAAACTCTTCCACAGCCTGCAAAGGCTAATGATGGTTTCTTTCTTGAGAACGTCGCAGACGCCACTAGCAGTCTCCCTGATTCGTGTCAACGTTGGAAAAGCTATTGCATAGCGACCAGTCTCGGGACTTACCTAACTTTTCCCCGCGCATTTACAAAACATAACATTAACATTAACCCTTAACATACAATTTCATCACAACACACggaataaatcatttataacgGGATGCATTTATAAGGGTATAATCGTAATGTTAATAACTTTCTGGTGTAATTTCTAAATTGAGATAAATGTAGGACAGgataaatgtttcattttttcctcATGGATTATATTTAGAAGATACAAAGAATGTgagagatattttaaaataagttgaatattcaaaataaataataatataaaatgaaattctttAGGAAATCAATCACccttcttcatttaaatatttttaaatctatctaGGTTATTGAGTATTTGTTTAAATCAtgtaagtacataattatttgattctCTCTACATTACATTTCTAATTCTCAATTCGAATTGAAATTAACAGTCTTTGTTAGACAatggattaaaatttatgattgGGAATGCTggatatcaatttattttaatttttttgtacataaaatacaatttcagGGATTACAAATTCTATAGCAAGTAAATAGTGTAATACTTCGTAATAATACAAAggctataataataataagaataatatttaaggaAGTCAAAGTGTTATCAAGATTATGttaatgtatgaatattttttttcaaaaatgaaggatcaaacattattttaattgtatttactttattcaggtaatttgtaaattaatgaaGGTTATTTCCATTCAGGCAGTACGATGACGTCATTGGTTTAAATGAGAGAGAAACTACGACATCTATATTTTGATTGGCTCctcatattttaaaagagagAAAACCGTTAAGCTCAGCGAATGAGATTTCTTCCCTTATACTGAGAAGATTTAAGGTTCTCTATCCCTCTAATAAgtatatgtgtataaaataaaaagaggacTTGCTTTGAATTAAACATCGAGTACCTAAATAAGTGCTTTAGTCTTTCCCTCTTTCTTCTTCATTACTTTAGCCGTTGCGCGAATCAAACctctaagaagaaaaaagaagaaggagaagaaaaagagagattTGATCGATtttcatagttattttatatttccatgAGAACTCCATGCAAATTCCCTTTCGAAAAAGTCTTCTTTATTTGAGTGAGttgaaatttttaagttttaattatttgatatgttTAACAAATTTACCGCGCGAATCGCACAAGAATTGATGAGGAATGAGATCATATCATAACTTGGTTTGATTATTTCGGAATCTCCTTGCTAATTGACCGCTTTCACATCCAATTATGTGAACGAATTTGTCGTCTATTGGTTGGGACACGATTCCCTCATTTTAATTTAACCCTGTGGGCAATGAACGATTTGGAAGTATTTTTGAAGGACTCTTGAATCTTAAATAAATCTGCATCTGTCATCTTCCCTTCCTCTCGTCGCATTTTTCGCCTTGAACAAGACAAATTCCATTTGTTAAAGATACAAACCAGTTCGAGTGACTCATTTCAACCGTCGCCACTTCCTCCTTTGTGTGTCCACTGTGACTCTAGTCTGCAATCTCCATTCCCTCCCCCTAGCTTCTGCTCCTTTTCTTgagtattcaaataaatattgtttgatGTGTGCCCATTCCAACTCTTCTTTTATCTGTATAAACCACTAACTCTTCCtactcccaatttttttttttttaaatgaagggctaaacatatgtatatacatcaAAAAGGCCCTCACATGATTTGACTATGATAACGATTTcagattgtcaaaaaatatctttttatcttaagtttttcaatttgaaaaacattCTTTTTGTTTGATTTCGTGTCTATATAGATAAAAAGTTCACTCTACgaaattcaattttcatcaTGTATCTCTATTCCAATCTTATGTAATTTGCGcattacattacatttttttaattgactttcaaaatttaatattaagagGATGATTTGATTgtatcaatttgaaaatgtcATTGTTTTCGTATTCATActtattattacaaattgtgATGGTTCGTTTATTTGCTGATGATATCAAAGAGAGAATAGAAATGCTTATTGTTGTTTAGTAAAGTAATAATGACTAAATAGACGTCAATTGAATTTCCACGTTATCTCATTTTTCCTTTTGCCCTTgacacattaaatatttttttttatcgctCATCTATATACAGCTTTTTGAAAAGGAGAAGGCGATTTTTggtcatttattattaaatctttgTGCAAAactatctttctttctttattagaTAGTAGTTGAAGATACCCGGCGTTGCCCTtgattttagatattaaataaaataaggatgGTAAAAAATCAcagctcaaaaatatatattcaatgagTAATGAAAGTTAACACAATAAGTACATTAATCTTTGAAAGTCTCTATAAGaggtgaaaaaattatttggactTCCAATACATGAGTAACCCACATAGAGTTGACCATGTTAATGTAATGATCGAAACTCTGTGTGACATAGCACTTTCATCTTGAACGATTTCATTTTAATTCTCTTAATAGTTTGGCAATTCCAGAAGATATGCTCAAGTATCAGAAGATGCAGAGCTAAGTTGCAAAATGAATATAGAATAAATAGTTTCCCCCTTCTTGCTAATACATTTCCAGCAAATACTTAATGATGCCACTCCCATAACAATTGAGTTATCCGAGCGAGCATTAGCTAAAAGTACATTTATTcgtaaagtgtttttattatgatgaataGTTCTTTGATCTGAATTGAGTTTGTGCTCATTTCAGATGCCTACGAATggtaaatagtaataaaattaagagAGAGAGAATTTGTTCCAGGTACATTCTTCAGAGCAAAAAGAAGGACTGAACTTGTCAAGAAGCATGTGCAAAAAGAAACCGAATTCTACTTTAACTAAAAAGAAAGACTGAACCTGTCAATAAGCACGCTCGATGAgtaagtgaagaaaataaataagtcagGAAGAgtagaatatgtatatatagatagggatgtgaaaattgtcgaaatcctgTGAACAtacgttttttttgttttttttaaagtgtaagtTGGTAATttgcaagatataattgatCTTAACAAATATTTCTCCTTGTTTTGATCATTAAAACGTAATAGCAACCAAGGAGCGCTTTAGTTTTATAATGATCTGTCAGCAGATATATCTTCTTTcaaagcatatttttttctttttaatttgtgcTAACGAGAATTTAGACAATCTTCAAATCCCTAATTATTATGTCACTGGAACAGTACGCTGAACATAAGGTTCAAAACGAGCCACAGTACGTGGTTCGGAACTGTATAATagttaaatggtttttttaatagaagttatgtAGTTTTTCATAAAgatacattgatattttattctttaatcatttcttttctgtacaaatatattatttttaaatagacttaacttctctaaaaaagaaaggttgttttttaaatacttgcGGGCTATGTGAaagtattattaatgaattaataaatttttaccgATATAATTATTTCCCTTGATACAGATGTAGCTGTAATGTATCGTGAagctaattatttaaattatgcctCCACCATATCTCTGGATTTTCCTCAACCGGGAGgtacttttatcattttgtaagctgttatctctttttttgtattaacaaaTACAGAAAACATCCTTACGGATTAAAAACTTACCTCATtatctaaatctatttatttaaaaaaatatatctaaaaaattttatgttatcaaaatatttaacatgtgataatatatatacatatctcaCTGAGGGTTAAAATGTACCGATCTGAACTCCAGTACAACCACGTACCGTACCAGCTCTACTAAATAGTCAGTTTTAGGTGCAGTAACCccccttaaatttattttgacagtTTTTGGTATTGTAATTgctaattaaatttcagatttcCTCAAATTTCTTAGCTCGTGGTAACTTCTTCGGTATTTTTATTGCTGTTGTTTGTACTTAGTCAATTCCTtcctatttttacaaaatgtctGAGCAGATTTTATATTCCTTTAGAAATTTGAtagtttgaagattttttttatataactcatTCGAGATTTATACATCGTTATATCtatgataattttgtttgtgtCTACATAGATATATACTTGGTTCCTgatttttatgcaaattaaaTATGACGTCTGATAGGTAGccagcacaaaaaaaaaatatcaaaaaataatgtttggtaCCTATTAGTtcagttatattaattatgttatattattttgaaagttcGTATATTAATgtaccatttttaaataaatttagatttagGCAGTTACTAATGTAACTTATAAAAccagtttttttgttgttgtttttgtgtgtgtgtgtttttaatATCCCTTTTTCCTAGCCTCtcaaaaagcatttttttcaaGGTGAAGGAGAAAGAGAAGCTTTATCGATTTATATAGTCagatatgtaatatgtatttaccATCTTATGAGGAGGCAGTAGAACGTATGTAATAATGATGAGTCAATATCCTTCAGTGAGTTTAGACACTCGTAGGTGTATAGTATGATGCTCAGAGGATTATTAACTTCCTACATACGGTAgagtggatttttaaaatagcaCCTTCCTTAGAAGGTAAATCTTATACTAACAGTAAATTTGAGTTTAATatgactcaaaaaatatttactttttattttttgcatgttACATGACATTTACCTACTACATTCCCCCgtgtaaatattcatttttgcaatatttaacgAACTAGAGAAGAGTGAGTGAAggaagggagagagagagaggtaaAGCAAAGCGCACacaaatttttatctttatattgtAATATGTACATGAAATACGCCCCTAAGTGATGTTAGAGCAGCTCTTCCAAACTTCTACcactaatacatattatgtagaattAGTTTTATGATAGACCAAGTGTTCAGTACTTCATCATCTAACCCAAATGTGAACAAGAGCGAGATCGCTTTAATACCATTAAATCGTTGCGCATAAATTGTGTTTGTTAACGACTCAgactattaatattaaacaattattaatttttttatttacagaaGATAACATACATTCCTGTAGTTTGTGAATGATTACGGTGTAAAATGGCTGAAGACGAATCCACATATCTCAAGCTTCCCGTTGAAGAAAGGTGTACACATAAAATATGGAAAGCCCGACTCCACGGTTACGAAGAAGTTGtaaaattgttcaataatttagACGGAGATGATGAAAAGTGGAGAAAATTTCACGGtctcattaaaaaatttgtagttGATATTAATGTTGTGGCACAGGAAAAAGGTCTTCTAGCAGCTCTTGCTTATTCTGAAAAGTGCGATTCTGCTGGTAAAAATACATCCGAAATCATCGAAGGACTTGTATCCAAATGTGTTGGTGCTCCAAAAGCTAAAACCAAAGACTTAGCAGGACAAATATGTCTTATGTTTTGTGAAATAGAAACGCATGACAAAGTCATTGAAGAACTACTCAAAGGTTTAAGTCAAAAGAACCCTAAGACAGTCGCAGGATGTATAACAATAATTGCTGCATGTCTAAGAGCGTTTGGAacgaaaataattaaagtatctCCTCTGCTCAAGGCCGGAATTCCCCTTTTAGACCATCGAGATAAAGGCATTAGAGAAGAATGCAAAAAGTTGATAATTGAGTCCTATCGATGGGTAGGAGAAATAATGAAAACACAACTAACTGGTTTGAAGCCTGTGCAATTGACGGAGCTTGAGACTGAATTTGAAAAACTTGAAAATGTTGGCAAAGCAAAACCTGAAAGGCTTATAAGATCACAACAAGCTGTTGGCTTAATAGCAGGTGATGGAGATGGGTGTGACGGCGTCGAAAATGGGGGTGAAGGGGGCGCCGAGTCGGATGAGGAAGCCATTGATCCTTACGATCTCATTGAACCTgttgatattcttcaaaaaatacccaaaaacttttttgaactcgtggaagaaaaaaaatggcagTCTAGAAAGGAAGCATTGGATGTCTTGTTGCCCTTGACCAAAACACCTAAGATTGTACCCGgagattttaatgaaataattcgtgtattaaaaaagtttattacaaAGGATACTAATGTTATGTTAGTAGCTATAGCTGCACAGTGCATCGCTGGAATAGCTAAAGGACTTCGATCATCCTTTAAGCAAGGAGCTGTTATTCTTTTGCCGGCATGTTTGGAAaagtttaaggaaaaaaaagccAATGTCGTATCAGGTCTACAGGAAGCAGTGGATGCTATGTATCCTATCCTAGGCATTGAAACGATTCAAGAGGATCTTTTAGCCTCATTAAAGCACAAAACTCCTTCAGTTAATGCTGAAAGTGCAAAATATCTGGCACGCTGTTTTGCCAAGTGTCCACCTCTATTAGTGTCAAACAAAAAACTTCTCAAAAGCTACGTTACAGCTCTTTTAGATAAATTAAGTGTTAGTGATCCTATTGTTCGAGAATCTTGCAGTGAAGCTCTTGGAGttcttatgaaatttttaggaGAATCATCATTGATGAAGTTTATGCCGGATTTGGATAATATTAAgctttcaaaaatcaaagaattttgTGAAAAGGCAGAGTTGAGTGGCAAATCGGCTGCTCAGCTTCAAGCAGCTCCACCTAAGGCTAAAATAGTGAAACCTTCATCAGCTCCTAAAGCCAAAATTGTATCTGCAGCGTCATCTtctaatgatattaataaagatgACTCAGAAGAAGTCGAAGAGGATTTTGCAGTGCCCAAAAAACCTCTATCAAAGAAAGCAACTCAGAAAAAAGTTGTTAAGAGTGGGAAGAAACCGCCGTCCTCAGATGGAGActctaaagaaagaaaaacttcCTCTGCCAAGTCTCGCTTTGGAATGGTTGCTGCAGCTGCAtctaataagaaaaagaatgaaGAAGATACTGGTGCTCCATATGTAaatgctaatttaaaaaattctaggTTTAAGGAGGAAActaaatttaaagtattgaaatggAATTTTACAACTCCAAGACCAGAGTTTGTTGAACAATTGAATGATCAAATGACGAAtgcaaattttaacaaaacaattttaactCAAATGTTCCATAACGACTTCAAACAACACATTAAAGTAATAGATTCACTCATCAAATATCTACCCAAAGACTTGGACGGACTCAAGGATAATTTGGACCTTATCCTCAAATGGTTAACTCTTAGATTCTTTGAAACGAGCCCCAGTGTATTAATGAAAGGGTTGGACTACCTAAAGTCTGTTTTCAAAATGTTAGCTGAAGATTCCTACGTTCTTCATGAGATTGAGGCCACTtcttttattccatatttggTTAACAAAGTTGGGGATCCAAAGGTATGAAATTATCTGTTTATATTTTGGgtgtaatattttacaatagcGGATCTATTTTTTAGCACCTCATTCTGAGAATATTCGAATGCATgcttaacttttattattgttatttgtttgtttacttTACTCCTAATTTCTTTTAGGAAGCTATAAGAAattcaataaaagaaattttgaaGATAATGTCTCAGGTTTATGCCGCAAATAAATTGGTTAATTTCTTTATGAATGGtcttttatctaaaaattcaaAGCAAAGGGCCGAATGTTTGGATGAACTAGCTCATTTGATAAAAGGCTATGGAATTAGTGTACTTCAACCCTCACCTAGTAACAATTTAAAGGAAGTTGCAAAACAAATATCTGATCGAGATACGAGTGTTAGAAACGCAGCGATGAACACAATTGCAGAGGCATATTTTCAAGTAagagttttttcttatttcttggaATCATATAATTGTCTCAACATTTGTATGTTGTATTTTTAGGAAGGAGAAAAGATGTATAAAATGATTGGTAATTTACCTGAAAAGGATATGACCATGTTAGAGGAACGAATCAAGCGTGCATCAAAGACTAGACAACCCAATGTTCCTCAGGAACAAGCCACCACGTCTCcatcaaataacaaaaacgcaaataataatttaccagCATCAAAAGCGGCTCAGAGTGGTCGGAATATTCCTAATCCTGGTCAGACTAGGTCTTCCTCTGCAAGACAGCGAATGGTcaaccaaaatattataaataataataatgaagcaAATAATAATCAATCCAACAGCCATA from Lepeophtheirus salmonis chromosome 1, UVic_Lsal_1.4, whole genome shotgun sequence includes these protein-coding regions:
- the LOC121132032 gene encoding cytoskeleton-associated protein 5: MAEDESTYLKLPVEERCTHKIWKARLHGYEEVVKLFNNLDGDDEKWRKFHGLIKKFVVDINVVAQEKGLLAALAYSEKCDSAGKNTSEIIEGLVSKCVGAPKAKTKDLAGQICLMFCEIETHDKVIEELLKGLSQKNPKTVAGCITIIAACLRAFGTKIIKVSPLLKAGIPLLDHRDKGIREECKKLIIESYRWVGEIMKTQLTGLKPVQLTELETEFEKLENVGKAKPERLIRSQQAVGLIAGDGDGCDGVENGGEGGAESDEEAIDPYDLIEPVDILQKIPKNFFELVEEKKWQSRKEALDVLLPLTKTPKIVPGDFNEIIRVLKKFITKDTNVMLVAIAAQCIAGIAKGLRSSFKQGAVILLPACLEKFKEKKANVVSGLQEAVDAMYPILGIETIQEDLLASLKHKTPSVNAESAKYLARCFAKCPPLLVSNKKLLKSYVTALLDKLSVSDPIVRESCSEALGVLMKFLGESSLMKFMPDLDNIKLSKIKEFCEKAELSGKSAAQLQAAPPKAKIVKPSSAPKAKIVSAASSSNDINKDDSEEVEEDFAVPKKPLSKKATQKKVVKSGKKPPSSDGDSKERKTSSAKSRFGMVAAAASNKKKNEEDTGAPYVNANLKNSRFKEETKFKVLKWNFTTPRPEFVEQLNDQMTNANFNKTILTQMFHNDFKQHIKVIDSLIKYLPKDLDGLKDNLDLILKWLTLRFFETSPSVLMKGLDYLKSVFKMLAEDSYVLHEIEATSFIPYLVNKVGDPKEAIRNSIKEILKIMSQVYAANKLVNFFMNGLLSKNSKQRAECLDELAHLIKGYGISVLQPSPSNNLKEVAKQISDRDTSVRNAAMNTIAEAYFQEGEKMYKMIGNLPEKDMTMLEERIKRASKTRQPNVPQEQATTSPSNNKNANNNLPASKAAQSGRNIPNPGQTRSSSARQRMVNQNIINNNNEANNNQSNSHNNQRSKVSPGRPVSGAFTLNYEEIEAVSEYRMSESGPRLVRHNLDEIFGDVSLPKTQTSKTYSSPPPPNHYNSIGNTPLTENNEVYEAIDLVLSQVFSLDTMTALNALTQLDDVIKDSEKVKLIINRLDQFIVACYNKYKHVLFTMMPTDNCNQKDVVKLFQFTTMALMSLYHRSDITKNTSLASLHDLIEVMINILTEPKVHELPGSSPLIKAMNVLTIKIVDRSNHTNVTCAFLKLLKKSVPTSGLRPKFADLVMKCLWKIIRSIDQWMPQLHIDILLAELHEFLKAYPQSYWKMQEADTHLRTVKTIVHTLAKAKGPDIMNHLGKISDPENSDLVPYLQKLMNCVVGTNEAVESRKASSSASKLPRFSKTDHETLGEIFKKIGQKEMTKQGLEELYNFKQQNPHADLEPFFARSSQYFRDYIEKGLKKIEMEVKSGSNNANLTSASGNVGLSSRFVLSDNVSNDGNGGSSSGQAHAFFLDRLKRLRTAGGLDNDDVGQENKQGANSHLRIYAPRKASGSDRLLDTPSGIPTSTSSNTRSSSNSEPTQIEDIRRRLEKIKQSAF